One region of Rhodothermus profundi genomic DNA includes:
- the rimP gene encoding ribosome maturation factor RimP — MMQTASGTSALVEQIRARVEEVLQGTAFFLIDVVVRGRRGAHVVEIFIDGDRGPSLQDLEQLSREIGFLLDSDDVLPGSYTLNVSSPGVDRPLVHPRQYPKHVGRMLEVLLVAREGMPAERLRGTLQQADAEAIELQLPDGSLRRLRYAEIQSARVCLPW; from the coding sequence ATGATGCAGACAGCTTCCGGAACGTCGGCGCTGGTCGAACAGATCCGCGCCCGGGTTGAAGAGGTTTTGCAGGGAACAGCGTTCTTTCTGATTGATGTGGTGGTGCGCGGTCGAAGAGGCGCGCACGTGGTCGAGATTTTTATTGATGGCGACCGAGGACCTTCACTCCAGGATCTGGAACAATTAAGTCGGGAAATAGGCTTTTTATTGGATAGTGACGACGTATTGCCTGGCTCGTACACGCTGAACGTGTCGTCGCCAGGTGTTGACCGGCCGCTGGTGCATCCCCGGCAATACCCCAAACACGTGGGGCGAATGCTGGAGGTGCTGCTGGTGGCCAGGGAGGGCATGCCGGCTGAGCGGCTGCGGGGGACGTTGCAGCAGGCCGATGCGGAAGCCATTGAACTGCAACTTCCCGACGGGTCGCTGCGTCGGCTGCGCTACGCAGAAATTCAATCGGCCCGCGTCTGCCTGCCCTGGTGA
- the nusA gene encoding transcription termination factor NusA, with amino-acid sequence MQNSELVSSFAEIAHSKGIDRDTLQLIVEDVFRAMLRKRYGSDEAFEIIFNPDHGDIQILHIREVVPDWELEDPVTQIELSEARKIDPDFEVGDEVASELDISEFGRRAIMTARQTFSQRIRDLEKEKIYQEYSELIGEIVVGEIYQIRRREVLVMHNRTELILPREEQIPRDRYRKGDTLRAIVKEVRRESGGTPQVIISRADPVFLERLLELEVPEIEEGIVEVKRIVREPGERAKVAVVSHDERVDPVGACVGLRGNRIHAIVRELSNESIDVIEWSDDPRELIKRALAPAKPLSVTLNEEANPPRAKVVVRADEVSQAIGRGGVNIRLASRLTGYELDVYREILPDEEDIEIEEFADELDESIIARLREIGCDTARAVLDLSLEELMRRSGLDEETARRVMEVIRAEFEDEEELEG; translated from the coding sequence ATGCAGAACAGCGAGCTGGTATCTTCCTTTGCAGAGATTGCCCACTCGAAGGGTATCGATCGGGATACGCTTCAATTGATTGTGGAGGACGTCTTCCGGGCAATGCTCCGGAAGCGTTATGGATCCGATGAAGCCTTTGAGATCATCTTTAACCCGGATCACGGCGATATCCAGATCCTCCATATTCGGGAAGTAGTGCCGGATTGGGAGCTGGAGGATCCTGTGACCCAGATTGAGCTGAGCGAGGCGCGCAAGATTGACCCCGACTTTGAGGTGGGCGACGAGGTAGCCAGCGAACTCGATATTTCCGAGTTCGGGCGACGGGCTATCATGACGGCGCGCCAGACCTTCAGCCAGCGCATCCGGGATCTGGAAAAAGAGAAAATCTATCAGGAATACTCCGAGTTAATCGGAGAAATTGTGGTCGGCGAGATTTATCAGATTCGCCGGCGGGAAGTGCTGGTCATGCATAACCGCACGGAGCTTATCCTGCCCCGCGAAGAGCAGATTCCGCGTGACCGCTATCGGAAGGGGGATACGCTTCGGGCGATTGTCAAGGAGGTGCGTCGAGAGTCTGGGGGAACGCCCCAGGTTATTATCAGCCGGGCCGACCCGGTCTTCCTGGAGCGTTTGCTTGAACTGGAGGTGCCTGAAATCGAAGAAGGCATTGTTGAGGTCAAAAGAATTGTTCGGGAACCGGGCGAGCGCGCTAAAGTGGCGGTCGTCAGCCATGACGAGCGCGTAGATCCGGTTGGCGCCTGCGTAGGGCTCCGGGGGAATCGGATCCACGCAATCGTACGTGAGCTCTCCAATGAGAGCATCGATGTTATTGAATGGTCCGATGATCCGCGGGAGCTCATCAAACGAGCACTGGCGCCCGCCAAGCCTCTCTCGGTTACCTTGAATGAAGAGGCCAACCCACCGCGTGCTAAAGTGGTGGTGCGCGCCGACGAGGTCAGCCAGGCTATTGGCCGTGGCGGCGTCAACATCCGACTGGCCTCGCGCCTGACAGGATACGAGCTAGACGTCTATCGCGAAATTCTTCCAGATGAGGAAGATATCGAAATCGAGGAGTTTGCAGACGAGCTTGATGAATCGATTATTGCGCGCCTGCGTGAAATTGGCTGTGACACAGCCCGGGCAGTGCTTGATCTGTCGCTCGAAGAACTGATGCGACGCTCCGGGCTGGACGAGGAAACGGCGCGGCGCGTAATGGAGGTAATCCGCGCAGAGTTCGAAGACGAAGAAGAACTGGAAGGCTAA
- the infB gene encoding translation initiation factor IF-2 yields the protein MAQSKFKKIRLFKLARELNVGIDTIEQQLKELGYAHALSGRGANAVLEDEEAYEALLEAFDYDRKVAARLKELREARAEAARAAKVEVEEEVEEGEEEVEAVESAEALVEDEGEESEAATEAAVEEPAARETVAAKEGAHASELPEEVPAEMPVATDERPEVVEVSATSAVAEAAPVAESERAVEAEAPAEEADEMPEASVTVEAPEPETEEVVPEQPSEMEAGAAEEQEEKAEADEVIRAQRYQLQGAKIIGKIDLSKIEGDEARPGKRKRKRKRKAKPAPEEEVVKVAVEDEEEKPRPKRKRKRKRIRRVDEEEVEQSLQETLRELEQGVSRIRQRRRRERRERHAQERAREAQQEAQEARKLRVTEYISTGELAELMGVDVSEVISTLFNAGMIVSINQRLDADTIQFVADEFGYEVEFITDYNELEIEIPEDRPEDLQPRAPIVTVMGHVDHGKTSLLDYIRNTNVVAGEAGGITQHIGAYHVELPDGRHITFLDTPGHEAFTAMRARGAKVTDIVILVVAADDGVMPQTIEAINHAKAAGVPIVVAITKIDKPEANPQRVMQQLAENGVLVEQYGGQVQCALVSAKTGEGIDDLLEKVLLEAELHELKANPDRPAVGTIIESRVEKGRGNVATVLVQNGTLRVGDPFVAGVTSGRVRAMFDERGNRVEVAGPTIPVLVLGFDELPEVGDQFVVVPDEKEARAIAQKRQQIRREQMLRKQRRISLDEISRRMAQGDRLKELNLIIKGDVAGSVEALSDALLKLSTDEVAVSIIHSGVGAITESDVMLASASNAIIVGFQVRPTSSARQLAEREHVDIRLYSVIYQAIEDVRDALEGLLSPEKTERVVGVAEVRETFKIPKVGTVAGCRVIEGRIRRGDRVRIIRNGVVIYEGTISSLKRFKDDVREVQSGYECGVGIENFNDIKVGDQIEAFEIVEQRRKLEV from the coding sequence ATGGCACAGAGCAAGTTCAAAAAAATCAGGTTGTTTAAACTGGCCCGCGAGCTGAACGTCGGGATCGACACCATTGAGCAGCAACTGAAGGAGCTGGGCTATGCCCACGCGCTCTCGGGGCGCGGGGCTAATGCCGTTCTGGAAGATGAGGAGGCCTACGAAGCGCTGCTGGAAGCATTTGACTACGACCGAAAGGTCGCAGCCCGGTTGAAGGAGCTGCGGGAGGCGCGTGCTGAAGCTGCGCGGGCAGCTAAAGTGGAAGTTGAGGAGGAGGTTGAAGAAGGGGAAGAAGAAGTTGAGGCGGTTGAATCTGCTGAGGCATTGGTAGAGGACGAAGGAGAAGAATCGGAAGCAGCTACGGAAGCCGCCGTGGAGGAGCCTGCAGCTCGGGAAACCGTGGCGGCAAAAGAAGGAGCTCATGCTTCAGAACTTCCTGAAGAGGTGCCCGCCGAAATGCCTGTTGCAACGGATGAGCGCCCAGAAGTTGTGGAGGTCTCTGCGACGTCTGCTGTAGCAGAAGCAGCGCCGGTAGCCGAGAGCGAGAGGGCCGTGGAGGCTGAGGCTCCTGCAGAGGAAGCGGACGAGATGCCGGAGGCCTCGGTAACGGTCGAAGCGCCTGAGCCTGAAACAGAAGAGGTCGTGCCGGAGCAGCCTTCCGAGATGGAAGCGGGTGCCGCCGAAGAGCAAGAAGAAAAGGCGGAAGCGGATGAGGTTATCCGCGCGCAGCGCTATCAGCTTCAGGGGGCCAAGATAATTGGAAAGATTGATCTGTCCAAAATTGAGGGCGATGAGGCGCGGCCTGGGAAGCGCAAGCGCAAACGGAAGCGGAAGGCGAAGCCTGCGCCAGAAGAAGAGGTGGTCAAGGTGGCTGTGGAAGACGAGGAGGAAAAGCCCCGTCCCAAGCGCAAGCGTAAACGCAAACGCATTCGCCGGGTCGACGAGGAGGAGGTAGAGCAATCGCTCCAGGAAACGCTGCGGGAGCTGGAGCAGGGCGTCAGTCGCATTCGCCAGCGCCGGCGCCGCGAGCGGCGAGAACGCCATGCCCAGGAGCGGGCCCGTGAGGCGCAGCAAGAGGCGCAAGAGGCCCGCAAGCTCCGCGTTACAGAGTACATTTCCACAGGCGAGCTGGCCGAGCTAATGGGCGTCGATGTCAGCGAGGTCATTTCGACGCTCTTCAATGCCGGAATGATTGTCTCGATTAACCAGCGGCTTGACGCCGACACGATCCAGTTTGTGGCGGACGAATTTGGCTATGAGGTTGAGTTTATCACCGACTATAATGAACTGGAGATTGAAATTCCGGAGGATCGGCCAGAGGATTTGCAGCCGAGGGCGCCTATCGTCACCGTGATGGGGCATGTAGACCACGGCAAGACCTCGCTGCTTGATTATATTCGCAATACGAATGTCGTAGCAGGGGAGGCTGGAGGCATCACGCAACATATCGGTGCCTATCATGTGGAGCTACCGGACGGGCGGCATATCACCTTCCTGGATACGCCCGGGCACGAAGCGTTCACGGCCATGCGAGCCCGTGGCGCCAAGGTAACAGATATTGTGATTCTGGTGGTGGCGGCCGATGATGGAGTGATGCCTCAGACGATCGAGGCAATCAACCATGCGAAGGCGGCCGGTGTACCTATTGTGGTGGCGATCACCAAGATTGACAAGCCCGAGGCCAATCCGCAGCGCGTCATGCAGCAGCTTGCCGAAAACGGGGTGCTGGTTGAGCAGTATGGAGGGCAGGTGCAGTGCGCGCTGGTCTCGGCCAAAACCGGCGAGGGAATTGACGATTTGCTTGAGAAGGTCCTGTTGGAAGCCGAGCTGCATGAACTGAAGGCCAATCCTGATCGTCCGGCTGTAGGCACCATCATTGAAAGCCGTGTAGAGAAGGGACGGGGCAATGTTGCCACCGTGCTGGTGCAGAACGGAACGCTTCGCGTTGGCGATCCTTTTGTGGCAGGCGTAACAAGTGGCCGGGTGCGGGCGATGTTTGATGAGCGCGGAAATCGCGTTGAAGTTGCCGGACCTACCATTCCGGTGCTTGTGCTTGGCTTTGATGAACTTCCAGAGGTAGGAGATCAGTTTGTGGTGGTGCCGGACGAAAAGGAAGCGCGGGCTATCGCGCAGAAGCGGCAGCAGATTCGCCGCGAGCAGATGCTGCGCAAGCAGCGCCGCATTTCGCTTGACGAGATCAGTCGCCGGATGGCGCAGGGCGATCGGCTGAAGGAGCTTAACCTGATCATCAAAGGCGATGTGGCTGGTTCGGTTGAGGCGTTGAGCGATGCGCTGCTGAAGCTGTCGACCGATGAGGTAGCGGTGAGCATCATCCACAGCGGTGTAGGGGCTATTACCGAGAGCGACGTGATGCTGGCTTCGGCCTCCAATGCCATCATCGTTGGGTTTCAGGTGCGTCCTACCAGCAGTGCGCGTCAGTTGGCCGAGCGGGAGCACGTAGACATTCGGCTCTACTCGGTAATCTATCAGGCGATTGAGGATGTGCGGGATGCGCTCGAAGGGCTGCTGTCGCCTGAGAAGACGGAGCGGGTTGTTGGCGTGGCTGAGGTGCGCGAAACGTTTAAGATTCCAAAGGTAGGTACCGTGGCCGGCTGTCGTGTGATTGAGGGACGCATTCGTCGAGGGGATCGGGTGCGGATCATCCGCAATGGCGTGGTGATCTACGAAGGTACCATTTCATCACTTAAACGCTTCAAAGATGACGTGCGGGAGGTGCAGAGCGGCTACGAGTGTGGCGTAGGCATTGAAAACTTCAACGACATCAAAGTAGGGGATCAGATTGAGGCCTTTGAGATTGTTGAACAGCGGCGTAAACTGGAGGTCTGA
- the rbfA gene encoding 30S ribosome-binding factor RbfA, whose protein sequence is MSSSIRVQRVGSLLKRELADILQHEFGDQLPPMTTVTDVQPTRDLSIAKVYVSIYASPEQKQAAFRRLQELTPQIRAALAQRIRHQMRFMPELRFILDETIERAQRIEELLARIREERARREGQTS, encoded by the coding sequence ATGAGCAGCAGCATTCGGGTGCAGCGCGTAGGTAGCCTGCTCAAGCGTGAGTTAGCTGATATTCTGCAGCATGAGTTTGGGGACCAGTTGCCGCCGATGACTACGGTGACCGATGTGCAGCCGACCCGTGATCTGTCCATTGCCAAGGTGTACGTAAGCATTTATGCGTCTCCTGAGCAGAAGCAGGCAGCATTTCGACGGCTTCAGGAGCTGACGCCTCAGATTCGAGCGGCGCTTGCGCAGCGCATCCGCCATCAGATGCGTTTTATGCCTGAGCTGCGCTTCATTCTGGATGAAACCATAGAGCGGGCGCAGCGGATTGAAGAGCTACTGGCGCGCATCCGCGAAGAGCGGGCCCGCCGAGAAGGCCAGACCTCCTGA
- the truB gene encoding tRNA pseudouridine(55) synthase TruB: MATPPPENLDALVYGYPRLPEQWKAAVLLIDKPKGLTSFDVIRQLRKLLRVRKIGHAGTLDPLATGLLICLIGRATRWMVHFMTQDKEYEGVLRLGEVTPSYDAETEVVERRPWAHLRDEDLERARRQFIGEIVQEVPAYSAVKVKGTRLYKQARAGKVVERPRRRVQIYAFELLGREGPDVTFRVHCSKGTYIRSLVHDFGQAVGCGAHLVALRRTRSGPYRVEQAWTLEALARALQTQASSTQADT; this comes from the coding sequence ATGGCAACACCGCCTCCGGAAAACCTTGACGCCCTGGTCTATGGCTATCCGCGGCTGCCGGAGCAATGGAAGGCGGCCGTTTTGCTGATTGATAAGCCGAAGGGCCTTACGTCCTTTGATGTTATTCGACAGCTCCGCAAGCTGTTGCGCGTGCGCAAAATCGGTCATGCCGGCACGCTCGACCCGCTGGCTACTGGATTGCTGATCTGCCTGATCGGGCGTGCAACGCGCTGGATGGTGCATTTTATGACCCAGGATAAAGAATATGAGGGCGTTCTGCGGCTTGGAGAAGTTACGCCTTCCTATGATGCAGAAACGGAGGTCGTGGAACGTCGCCCCTGGGCACACCTGCGTGATGAGGATCTGGAGCGCGCGCGCCGGCAGTTTATCGGAGAAATTGTGCAGGAAGTGCCCGCCTATTCGGCAGTTAAGGTGAAAGGCACGCGCCTCTACAAGCAGGCGCGGGCTGGCAAAGTGGTTGAGCGACCCAGGCGCCGCGTGCAGATTTATGCGTTCGAATTGCTGGGGCGAGAAGGACCTGATGTAACTTTTCGCGTCCACTGTTCAAAGGGCACGTACATTCGCAGCCTCGTCCACGACTTTGGGCAGGCAGTGGGGTGTGGGGCGCATCTGGTGGCCCTGCGACGCACCCGGTCCGGGCCGTATCGCGTTGAACAGGCCTGGACGCTTGAGGCCCTGGCCAGGGCGTTGCAGACGCAGGCTTCCTCAACGCAGGCAGACACATAA
- a CDS encoding bifunctional riboflavin kinase/FAD synthetase, with protein MRFERGLEQVVHDARSVVTVGTFDGVHRGHQAVLQFLMARARERNGISTVLSFDPHPREVLRGEPVPLLTTVEERAALMAELGIERLIVLPFTSALASMPARQFVEEILVRHIGLQAICVGYDHTFGRNREGNVALLQELGPRYGFEVDVIPPQVVEDRTVSSTLIRTVLMEHGDVRLASELLGRPYMLQATVVRGEGRGRTLGFPTANLQLTHPRKVVPRNGVYAVRVWLPDAELPRGGMMNIGVRPTFAGGQRTLEVHVLDFEGDLYGQLLRVDFIERLRDEQRFPSVAALREQLFRDRQRCMEVLEASA; from the coding sequence ATGCGATTTGAACGAGGCCTGGAGCAGGTAGTCCATGACGCCCGCTCAGTAGTAACCGTTGGCACCTTCGACGGGGTGCATCGTGGACACCAGGCAGTTTTGCAGTTTCTGATGGCGCGGGCGCGCGAGCGCAACGGCATCAGTACGGTACTGAGCTTTGACCCCCATCCTCGGGAGGTGCTCCGCGGCGAACCCGTTCCTCTGCTGACTACGGTGGAGGAGCGGGCTGCGCTTATGGCGGAGCTGGGGATTGAGCGGCTTATTGTGTTGCCTTTCACCTCAGCGTTGGCTTCTATGCCGGCGCGGCAGTTTGTCGAAGAGATTCTGGTGCGCCACATTGGATTGCAGGCCATCTGTGTGGGGTACGACCACACCTTTGGCCGTAATCGGGAAGGCAATGTGGCGCTGCTCCAGGAGCTGGGCCCTCGTTATGGGTTTGAGGTGGATGTAATTCCCCCCCAGGTTGTGGAAGACCGGACGGTCTCGTCTACCCTGATACGGACAGTTCTTATGGAGCACGGGGATGTGCGGTTGGCCAGCGAGCTGCTAGGACGTCCCTATATGCTGCAGGCTACTGTCGTGCGTGGTGAAGGGAGGGGGCGAACGCTAGGATTTCCCACTGCTAACCTGCAGCTTACGCACCCGCGCAAGGTGGTACCGCGCAACGGAGTGTATGCTGTTCGGGTATGGTTGCCAGATGCGGAGCTGCCCCGAGGCGGGATGATGAACATCGGCGTGCGTCCCACGTTTGCAGGAGGCCAGCGCACGCTTGAGGTCCATGTATTGGACTTCGAAGGCGATCTGTATGGGCAGCTTCTTCGGGTGGATTTTATTGAGCGGCTTCGAGATGAGCAGCGTTTCCCATCGGTAGCGGCGCTGCGGGAGCAACTTTTTCGTGATCGCCAGCGTTGTATGGAGGTACTGGAGGCCTCAGCATGA
- the rpsO gene encoding 30S ribosomal protein S15, producing the protein MSKELKRELIRKYGAHENDTGRPEVQIAIFTHRINALTEHLQRHPKDFSTRRGLLKLVGKRRRLLNYLMREDIERYRAIIEELGIRK; encoded by the coding sequence ATTAGCAAAGAACTCAAGCGCGAACTTATTCGCAAGTACGGCGCTCACGAAAACGACACGGGCCGGCCTGAGGTCCAGATTGCCATCTTCACGCACCGCATTAATGCATTGACCGAGCATCTGCAACGCCATCCGAAAGATTTTTCTACGCGCCGTGGTCTGCTGAAACTGGTCGGTAAGCGGCGGCGCTTGCTCAATTATCTGATGCGTGAGGATATCGAGCGTTACCGTGCAATTATTGAGGAGCTAGGCATTCGTAAGTAA
- the pnp gene encoding polyribonucleotide nucleotidyltransferase codes for MMTQATVHEIEFAPGKTLRIETGRLAKQANGAVVVRQGDTMVLCTAVLADEPREGQSFFPLTVEYREKFAAGGKIPGGFIKREGRPTDKEVLSSRLIDRAIRPLFPEGFFHEVQIICYVISADDRYDADVLAGTGASAALLLAGAPFEGPIAEVRIGRVNGQFIVNPTLQELEESDLNLVVAGKEDAIVMVEGEMKEVSEEDMLEALEVAHEAIRKLCRGQLEFVEAHGRPEPFAYQATTLPEALIQRVRALAVPKLEAHLRAPYEKQTFYEGLERIGEETVAALLGTTDEQGNLVLGEATPEGWTADQIRKAVSQVTREVMRQMILREGRRIDGRGLEEIRPIWMEVGYLPRVHGSAIFTRGETQVMASVTLGTGKDVQLIDQIFVTGDKRFFLHYEFPPFCTGEIRFLRGPGRREIGHGYLAERALAAVLPDESAFPYTIRVNADVLESNGSSSMASVCAGSLALMDAGVPVKKHVAGVAMGLIKEGDQVAILTDILGTEDHLGDMDFKVAGTRDGITACQMDIKISGLTREILQRALEQARRARMYILDLMEQTIEAPRPDLSPYAPRLTQITIDPEFIGAVIGPGGRVVQGIQRETNTTIEIEERDGVGVVTVAATNQENAQRAIEMIKQIVAVPEVGAEYEGIVRSIQSFGAIVEIMPGKEGLLHISELDHGYVKDIHDYLKVGDKVRVKLIEIREDGKLRLSRKAFLPPPEPEARNGEPERTQMAERSGPSHGRTAGRPHGPGHGRGGRGGRRRGPERGRGGRRR; via the coding sequence ATGATGACGCAGGCAACTGTTCACGAGATTGAGTTTGCGCCAGGGAAAACGCTACGGATAGAGACGGGGCGTCTGGCCAAGCAGGCCAATGGGGCTGTTGTTGTCCGTCAGGGTGACACTATGGTGCTCTGCACGGCTGTGCTGGCCGACGAGCCCCGGGAAGGACAGAGCTTTTTCCCATTGACGGTAGAGTACCGGGAGAAATTCGCTGCAGGTGGCAAGATTCCGGGAGGGTTTATCAAACGAGAAGGGCGTCCCACAGACAAAGAGGTGCTTTCCTCCCGATTGATCGACCGCGCCATTCGCCCGCTTTTTCCTGAGGGATTCTTCCATGAGGTGCAGATCATTTGCTATGTGATTTCCGCAGATGATCGCTATGATGCCGACGTGCTGGCGGGCACCGGTGCGTCGGCAGCGTTGCTGCTGGCAGGTGCTCCGTTTGAAGGGCCTATTGCCGAAGTGCGCATTGGCCGCGTAAACGGTCAGTTCATTGTCAATCCTACGCTTCAGGAGCTGGAGGAAAGCGATCTGAACCTGGTAGTGGCCGGCAAAGAGGACGCCATCGTGATGGTCGAGGGCGAGATGAAGGAGGTGAGCGAAGAAGATATGCTGGAAGCCCTCGAAGTGGCGCATGAGGCCATTCGCAAGCTTTGCCGGGGCCAGCTTGAGTTTGTGGAAGCACACGGTCGGCCGGAGCCTTTTGCTTACCAGGCTACAACCCTGCCGGAAGCGTTGATTCAGCGGGTGCGTGCGCTGGCTGTTCCGAAATTGGAAGCGCACCTGCGGGCCCCCTATGAGAAGCAGACCTTCTATGAAGGACTGGAGCGGATTGGAGAAGAGACGGTTGCAGCTCTGCTGGGTACAACGGATGAGCAGGGCAACCTGGTGCTGGGCGAGGCAACCCCGGAGGGCTGGACAGCCGACCAGATCCGAAAGGCGGTCTCCCAGGTAACCCGTGAGGTGATGCGGCAGATGATTCTGCGGGAGGGGCGCCGGATTGATGGCCGGGGCCTGGAAGAGATTCGTCCGATCTGGATGGAAGTCGGATATCTTCCGCGGGTCCATGGGTCGGCCATCTTTACCCGGGGAGAAACGCAGGTAATGGCCTCGGTAACGCTGGGCACCGGCAAGGATGTGCAGTTGATTGACCAGATCTTTGTTACAGGAGACAAGCGCTTCTTCCTGCACTACGAATTTCCGCCCTTCTGCACAGGGGAGATTCGCTTTCTACGCGGACCCGGCCGGCGAGAGATCGGGCACGGCTATCTAGCTGAGCGTGCGCTGGCGGCCGTGTTGCCGGATGAATCGGCATTCCCCTACACGATCCGGGTCAATGCGGATGTGCTGGAATCGAACGGATCGTCGTCGATGGCCAGCGTGTGCGCTGGTTCGCTGGCGCTCATGGACGCCGGGGTGCCTGTGAAGAAGCACGTGGCCGGTGTGGCTATGGGACTGATTAAAGAAGGAGACCAGGTGGCTATTCTGACGGACATTCTTGGCACGGAAGACCACCTGGGCGACATGGACTTCAAGGTGGCCGGCACGCGTGACGGCATCACGGCCTGCCAGATGGATATTAAAATCAGCGGGCTGACGCGGGAGATTCTGCAACGGGCACTGGAGCAGGCGCGTCGGGCCCGGATGTACATCCTGGACCTGATGGAGCAAACGATTGAGGCGCCGCGTCCCGACCTGTCTCCCTATGCACCACGGCTGACGCAGATTACGATAGATCCGGAATTTATCGGGGCCGTCATCGGACCGGGTGGCCGCGTTGTGCAGGGGATCCAGCGCGAGACGAACACCACGATTGAGATTGAGGAGCGTGATGGCGTTGGCGTAGTCACGGTAGCTGCCACGAATCAGGAGAATGCGCAGCGCGCCATTGAAATGATCAAGCAGATCGTGGCCGTGCCTGAAGTGGGGGCCGAGTATGAGGGCATTGTGCGCAGCATCCAGAGCTTCGGGGCTATTGTGGAGATTATGCCCGGTAAGGAAGGATTGCTTCACATCTCGGAGCTGGATCACGGCTACGTCAAGGATATTCATGACTATCTGAAGGTGGGCGACAAGGTTCGGGTTAAGCTGATTGAGATCCGAGAGGACGGCAAGTTGCGGCTCAGCCGCAAAGCTTTTCTGCCGCCGCCCGAGCCGGAAGCGAGAAACGGCGAGCCCGAGCGTACGCAGATGGCAGAGCGAAGCGGTCCGTCGCATGGGCGGACGGCCGGGCGGCCGCATGGTCCCGGACATGGCCGCGGAGGCCGTGGAGGACGCCGCCGTGGACCGGAGCGGGGGCGCGGTGGACGTCGTCGTTAA
- a CDS encoding M16 family metallopeptidase, whose protein sequence is MMSVQVATDATTYQKTVLPCGLRVVTEAIASVRSVAVGLWVDVGSRDEAEEEAGITHFIEHMVFKGTERRRTHQIAQRIEYVGGYLNAFTTKEHTCYYVRVLDEYLDRALDTLIDLAFRPRFPEREIEKEKEVILEEMKMYEDTPDEYIFDLFEALVYAGHALGRPIVGRAETVRAFTRAMLLDFMERHYTPDRMVLAAAGRLSHERVVALAERLLRGVVRHSTNRRTRQPVPSYQPGERLERRSVQQAHLVLGGRGYDLHHPQRAALTVLNTILGGGMSSRLNQNIRERYGYCYNIYSFVNLHSDVGDWGVYMGTDPRRVARAEQLIRRELDKLVQKPVGRRVLTHAKNQVKGTLMLGQENMSNRMMRLGRQELYFGRYYSLDEALQEVDQVTAEEVQEVARALFAGQSYSKVVLLPE, encoded by the coding sequence ATGATGTCGGTGCAAGTTGCAACAGATGCCACGACGTACCAGAAGACCGTTTTGCCCTGTGGGTTGCGCGTGGTAACGGAGGCGATTGCCTCGGTTCGTTCGGTTGCCGTTGGACTCTGGGTAGACGTAGGGAGTCGCGATGAGGCCGAAGAGGAAGCCGGCATTACGCATTTTATTGAACACATGGTGTTTAAAGGCACCGAACGGCGTCGCACTCACCAGATCGCTCAGCGCATTGAGTATGTGGGCGGCTACTTGAATGCCTTTACGACCAAAGAACACACCTGCTACTACGTGCGCGTGCTGGACGAGTATCTGGATCGTGCGCTAGACACGTTGATTGACCTGGCTTTTCGACCGCGCTTTCCGGAGCGGGAGATTGAGAAGGAGAAGGAAGTGATCTTAGAAGAGATGAAGATGTATGAAGATACACCCGATGAATACATCTTCGATTTGTTTGAAGCGCTTGTCTATGCGGGACATGCGCTGGGGCGACCTATCGTAGGGCGCGCGGAGACGGTTCGGGCCTTCACGCGTGCGATGTTGCTGGATTTTATGGAGCGGCATTATACGCCGGATCGGATGGTGTTGGCGGCGGCTGGCCGGCTTTCGCATGAACGGGTGGTGGCGCTGGCGGAGCGACTTTTACGGGGGGTAGTGAGGCATTCTACAAATCGCCGAACGCGGCAGCCAGTACCGTCTTATCAGCCGGGTGAACGTCTGGAGCGCCGTAGCGTGCAACAGGCGCATCTGGTGCTGGGGGGGCGTGGGTACGATTTGCACCATCCGCAGCGGGCAGCCCTTACAGTGCTTAACACAATTCTGGGAGGAGGGATGTCGAGCCGGCTGAATCAGAACATTCGGGAACGGTATGGTTACTGCTACAACATTTACTCGTTTGTTAATCTGCATTCCGATGTTGGAGACTGGGGGGTATATATGGGAACAGATCCACGGCGAGTAGCGCGGGCCGAGCAACTGATTCGGCGCGAGCTGGACAAGCTGGTACAAAAGCCGGTAGGGCGGCGCGTGCTGACGCATGCTAAAAATCAGGTGAAGGGAACGTTGATGCTGGGACAGGAGAACATGAGCAATCGGATGATGCGACTGGGACGCCAGGAACTGTACTTTGGACGATACTACAGCCTGGATGAGGCGCTTCAGGAGGTGGATCAGGTGACCGCTGAGGAAGTGCAGGAGGTGGCGCGCGCGTTGTTTGCCGGCCAGTCCTATTCAAAAGTGGTGTTATTGCCGGAGTGA